The following coding sequences are from one Geodermatophilus normandii window:
- a CDS encoding HAD-IB family hydrolase: protein MTAETPPGGGLREQAAAMARTNVWTEEQLIADVEAAPPGPRVGAFFDFDGTVIDGYSLAAFARHHLRSLEVTPTDLGQLLLNGLRGVTTEEDFERFTVSGMRAWAGRSEDELAELGERLFVQGIAGSLYPEAWRLVTAHLQAGHTVVLASSATRFQVEPAARALGVEHVLVSPVEMVDGVCTGRPGGPLLWRAGKAAAVRAFAEEHGIDLLQSYAYSNGDEDVPFLRTVGRARALNPGRGLTAAARHYSWPVARFRRRGRTGPADLARTVAGIGGMLGGFTTGLAVGALGGSRREAVDLGLTLAGELGSALAGVRIDVQGAEHLATRPAVFLFNHQSQLDVLILAKLLRGGFTGVAKKELARTPGFGLAFRLADVAFVDRSDPAQARRALEPAVQRLQEGISLVIAPEGTRSATPTLGPFKKGAFHVAMQAGVPIVPVVIRNAGELMWRGATVVTPGTVQVRVLPPVPTTDWVAEDIDRHVTEVRDSYLATLANWSGRTRRPVVAESPTVDDGAPAPAVPAAPLDWGTSPEMNPIETAMWRAEAADPRLRANVTLLEVLETAPDWDRFRGAHEWASRMVPRMRQRVVEPALGVGAPRWVTVEDLDLDRHVHRVRLEEPGSMRQLLDVVGEFSSGLLDRDRPLWEVMLVEGLAEGRAGYVVKTHHSTTDGLGAVQLMGLLHRRGPETDPARPEPPAPVPGDVSRVGALTEQLVGTARSVPLAALRRGVEALGTLRHPREVAAQALDAARSATKTLAPPRGSSPLLTPRGGDWRFEVLEVPLADLKAGSRAAGGSLNDGFLAAVLGGFRRYHERSGAPLGTMTIGIPISLRARDDAQGGNRFTGARFTAPLDEADPAARISTIREFVLSARETSTSGVTDDLLGPALHWIPAPVVGAVSGRLTGANDVQVSNMPGVTHPVWIAGSRILRMFPFGPLPGCAAMVTLLSHEDLCCIGVNLDSAAVTDPSGLVADLQEGLDEVVALGRR, encoded by the coding sequence GTGACGGCCGAGACGCCGCCCGGAGGTGGACTGCGCGAGCAGGCGGCCGCGATGGCCCGGACCAACGTCTGGACCGAGGAGCAGCTGATCGCCGACGTCGAGGCGGCGCCGCCCGGCCCGCGGGTGGGCGCGTTCTTCGACTTCGACGGCACGGTGATCGACGGCTACTCGCTGGCCGCCTTCGCCCGCCACCACCTGCGCTCGCTGGAGGTGACGCCGACCGACCTGGGCCAGCTGCTGCTCAACGGCCTGCGCGGGGTCACCACCGAGGAGGACTTCGAGCGGTTCACCGTCTCGGGCATGCGCGCCTGGGCCGGCCGCAGCGAGGACGAGCTGGCCGAGCTCGGCGAGCGGTTGTTCGTCCAGGGCATCGCCGGCTCGCTGTACCCCGAGGCGTGGCGGCTGGTCACGGCCCACCTGCAGGCCGGGCACACCGTCGTCCTGGCCTCCTCCGCCACCCGCTTCCAGGTGGAGCCGGCCGCCCGCGCCCTCGGCGTGGAGCACGTGCTGGTCTCCCCCGTGGAGATGGTCGACGGCGTCTGCACCGGGCGCCCCGGCGGCCCGCTGCTGTGGCGGGCGGGCAAGGCCGCGGCCGTGCGGGCCTTCGCCGAGGAGCACGGCATCGACCTGCTGCAGAGCTACGCCTACTCCAACGGCGACGAGGACGTCCCCTTCCTGCGCACCGTGGGCCGCGCCCGGGCGCTCAACCCGGGCCGGGGGCTCACCGCCGCGGCCCGGCACTACTCGTGGCCGGTCGCGCGCTTCCGCCGGCGCGGCCGCACCGGGCCGGCCGACCTCGCGCGCACCGTCGCCGGGATCGGCGGCATGCTCGGCGGGTTCACCACCGGCCTGGCCGTCGGCGCGCTGGGCGGCTCGCGGCGGGAGGCGGTCGACCTCGGCCTCACCCTCGCCGGTGAGCTCGGCAGCGCCCTCGCCGGCGTCCGGATCGACGTCCAGGGCGCCGAGCACCTGGCCACCCGGCCGGCGGTCTTCCTGTTCAACCACCAGAGCCAGCTCGACGTCCTCATCCTCGCCAAGCTGCTCCGCGGCGGGTTCACCGGCGTGGCCAAGAAGGAGCTGGCGAGGACGCCGGGCTTCGGGCTGGCGTTCCGGCTGGCCGACGTCGCCTTCGTCGACCGCAGCGACCCCGCGCAGGCGCGCCGCGCCCTCGAGCCGGCCGTCCAGCGGCTGCAGGAGGGCATCTCGCTGGTCATCGCCCCCGAGGGCACCCGCTCGGCCACCCCGACCCTCGGCCCGTTCAAGAAGGGCGCCTTCCACGTCGCGATGCAGGCCGGCGTGCCGATCGTCCCGGTGGTCATCCGCAACGCCGGCGAGCTGATGTGGCGCGGCGCCACGGTGGTCACGCCCGGCACCGTCCAGGTGCGGGTGCTGCCGCCGGTGCCGACGACGGACTGGGTGGCCGAGGACATCGACCGGCACGTGACCGAGGTCCGCGACTCCTACCTCGCCACGCTCGCGAACTGGTCGGGCCGCACCCGGCGCCCGGTCGTCGCCGAGTCCCCCACCGTCGACGACGGCGCCCCCGCACCCGCGGTCCCCGCCGCGCCGCTGGACTGGGGCACCTCGCCGGAGATGAACCCCATCGAGACGGCGATGTGGCGCGCCGAGGCCGCCGACCCGCGGCTGCGCGCCAACGTCACGCTGCTGGAGGTCCTGGAGACCGCGCCCGACTGGGACCGCTTCCGCGGCGCGCACGAGTGGGCCTCCCGGATGGTCCCGCGCATGCGCCAGCGGGTGGTCGAGCCCGCGCTCGGGGTCGGCGCGCCGCGCTGGGTGACCGTCGAGGACCTCGACCTGGACCGGCACGTGCACCGCGTCCGGCTGGAGGAGCCGGGGTCGATGCGCCAGCTGCTCGACGTCGTCGGGGAGTTCTCCTCCGGGCTGCTGGACCGCGACCGGCCGCTGTGGGAGGTCATGCTGGTCGAGGGCCTGGCCGAGGGGCGCGCCGGCTACGTCGTCAAGACCCACCACAGCACCACCGACGGGCTCGGTGCCGTCCAGCTCATGGGCCTGCTGCACCGCCGCGGTCCCGAGACCGATCCCGCCCGTCCCGAGCCGCCGGCGCCCGTCCCCGGGGACGTCTCCCGCGTCGGGGCCCTCACCGAGCAGCTCGTGGGGACGGCGCGGTCGGTGCCGCTGGCGGCGCTGCGGCGCGGCGTCGAGGCGCTGGGCACGCTGCGCCACCCGCGCGAGGTGGCCGCGCAGGCGCTCGACGCCGCCCGCTCGGCGACGAAGACCCTGGCGCCGCCGCGCGGCAGCTCGCCGCTGCTGACCCCGCGCGGCGGGGACTGGCGCTTCGAGGTGCTCGAGGTGCCCCTCGCCGACCTCAAGGCGGGGTCCAGGGCGGCCGGCGGGAGCCTGAACGACGGGTTCCTCGCCGCGGTGCTCGGGGGCTTCCGGCGCTACCACGAGCGCTCCGGCGCGCCGCTGGGGACGATGACCATCGGCATCCCGATCAGCCTGCGCGCCCGCGACGACGCCCAGGGCGGCAACCGCTTCACCGGTGCCCGGTTCACCGCGCCGCTGGACGAGGCCGACCCGGCCGCGCGGATCTCCACGATCCGCGAGTTCGTGCTGTCGGCGCGCGAGACCAGCACCAGCGGCGTCACCGACGACCTGCTCGGCCCCGCGCTGCACTGGATCCCCGCCCCCGTCGTCGGGGCGGTCTCGGGCCGGCTGACGGGCGCGAACGACGTCCAGGTGAGCAACATGCCCGGCGTGACGCACCCGGTGTGGATCGCCGGCTCGCGGATCCTGCGGATGTTCCCCTTCGGGCCGCTGCCGGGCTGCGCCGCGATGGTCACGCTGCTCTCGCACGAGGACCTGTGCTGCATCGGCGTCAACCTGGACTCCGCCGCGGTGACCGACCCGTCGGGCCTGGTCGCCGACCTGCAGGAGGGACTGGACGAGGTGGTCGCACTCGGCCGCCGCTGA
- a CDS encoding long-chain-fatty-acid--CoA ligase, producing MFNLATILRESASAQPDKPMLRLGPLTLTYGQVDQLSGQVAAGLREAGLQRGDSVALQLPNVPQFVLAYFGALKAGMTLVPLNPLLKAPEVSYHLSDSGARVLITFDAFAEEAVKGAASAGDVRVYVVPSPGGPEAPPDTTPFDALLAAGQGADPSDVEQMSSEDTAVVIYTSGTTGKPKGAELTHFQAYMAASVAAETFQYQDDDVAMAVLPLFHVFGLSSVMNCAVRAGATLVLVPRFEVGAVLDAMEQHRVTVFCGVPTMFVALMHADLTGRDVSALRICVSGGASIPGEVIKGFEAAYDATVLEGYGLSETCAVATFNRSAEERRVMSIGKRLWGCEVRVVDTDDNELPRGADNVGEIVLRGHNLMKGYLGRPEATAEAMKGGWFHTGDLGYQDEDGFFYIVDRKKDLVIRGGFNVYPREIEEVLHAHPAVLEAAVIGRPDERLGEEVVAYVSLRPGASAEPAEVIGFCKERLAAYKYPRDVVVIDELPKGPSGKVLKTELRTR from the coding sequence ATGTTCAACCTCGCCACGATCCTGCGGGAGTCCGCCTCCGCGCAGCCGGACAAGCCGATGCTGCGCCTCGGCCCGCTCACGCTGACCTACGGGCAGGTGGACCAGCTGTCGGGGCAGGTCGCGGCCGGCCTGCGGGAGGCGGGGCTGCAGCGCGGCGACAGCGTGGCCCTGCAGCTGCCCAACGTGCCGCAGTTCGTGCTCGCCTACTTCGGCGCGCTCAAGGCGGGCATGACGCTCGTGCCGCTCAACCCGCTGCTCAAGGCACCCGAGGTGAGCTACCACCTGTCCGACAGCGGGGCGCGCGTCCTGATCACCTTCGACGCCTTCGCCGAGGAGGCGGTCAAGGGCGCCGCCTCCGCCGGCGACGTGCGGGTGTACGTGGTGCCCTCGCCCGGCGGGCCGGAGGCCCCGCCGGACACGACGCCGTTCGACGCGCTGCTCGCCGCCGGGCAGGGCGCCGACCCCTCCGACGTCGAGCAGATGTCGTCGGAGGACACCGCGGTGGTCATCTACACCAGCGGCACGACCGGCAAGCCCAAGGGCGCCGAGCTCACCCACTTCCAGGCCTACATGGCGGCCTCCGTCGCGGCCGAGACCTTCCAGTACCAGGACGACGACGTCGCCATGGCGGTGCTGCCGCTCTTCCACGTCTTCGGCCTGTCCAGCGTGATGAACTGCGCCGTCCGCGCGGGGGCCACGCTGGTGCTGGTGCCGCGCTTCGAGGTCGGCGCGGTCCTCGACGCGATGGAGCAGCACCGGGTCACGGTCTTCTGCGGCGTCCCCACGATGTTCGTGGCGCTCATGCACGCCGACCTCACCGGCCGCGACGTCTCCGCGCTGCGGATCTGCGTGTCCGGCGGCGCGTCGATCCCCGGCGAGGTCATCAAGGGCTTCGAGGCCGCCTACGACGCGACGGTGCTCGAGGGCTACGGGCTGTCGGAGACCTGCGCGGTGGCCACGTTCAACCGCAGCGCCGAGGAGCGCCGGGTCATGTCGATCGGCAAGCGCCTGTGGGGCTGCGAGGTGCGCGTGGTCGACACCGACGACAACGAGCTGCCGAGGGGCGCGGACAACGTCGGCGAGATCGTGCTGCGCGGGCACAACCTCATGAAGGGCTACCTCGGCCGGCCCGAGGCCACCGCCGAGGCGATGAAGGGCGGCTGGTTCCACACCGGCGACCTCGGCTACCAGGACGAGGACGGCTTCTTCTACATCGTCGACCGGAAGAAGGACCTGGTCATCCGCGGCGGCTTCAACGTCTACCCGCGCGAGATCGAGGAGGTCCTGCACGCCCACCCGGCGGTGCTCGAGGCCGCCGTCATCGGCCGGCCCGACGAGCGCCTCGGCGAGGAGGTCGTCGCCTACGTCAGCCTGCGCCCCGGCGCCTCGGCCGAGCCGGCCGAGGTCATCGGGTTCTGCAAGGAGCGGCTGGCGGCCTACAAGTACCCGCGGGACGTCGTGGTGATCGACGAGCTCCCCAAGGGGCCCAGCGGCAAGGTCCTCAAGACCGAACTGCGGACCCGCTGA
- a CDS encoding alpha/beta fold hydrolase translates to MDEAQAPGTSRTIDLGGPVHVVDYGGADGGRAVVLVHGLGGSHGNWDLFAPLLTPTCRVWALDLPGFGRSEPGDRRATVPANVEVLQRFLREVVGGPVVLVGNSMGGMISLFTAAASPDLVHGLVLLDPALPGGRRRLDPLVAATFALYALPGLGERFLALRRARSTPLTRVRAMLRLVGVDPDELPAPVVDRAVTLLEQREDVAGMDRAFLTAARSLLRILVDPRRYRSAMDRVAAPVLLVQGDRDRLVPVAAAREVAQAHPGWRYEELAAVGHVPQLQVPDRLADLVLSWMAERVSGSAVRS, encoded by the coding sequence GTGGACGAGGCGCAGGCGCCGGGGACGAGCCGGACGATCGACCTGGGGGGACCGGTGCACGTCGTCGACTACGGCGGTGCCGACGGCGGCCGGGCGGTCGTCCTGGTGCACGGCCTCGGCGGGTCGCACGGCAACTGGGACCTGTTCGCGCCGCTGCTGACGCCGACGTGCCGGGTGTGGGCGCTGGACCTGCCCGGGTTCGGCCGCAGCGAGCCGGGGGACCGCCGGGCCACCGTGCCGGCCAACGTCGAGGTGCTGCAGCGCTTCCTGCGCGAGGTCGTGGGCGGGCCGGTGGTCCTGGTCGGCAACTCGATGGGCGGGATGATCTCGCTGTTCACCGCCGCGGCCTCGCCCGACCTGGTGCACGGCCTGGTGCTCCTGGACCCCGCGCTGCCCGGTGGGCGCCGCCGGCTGGACCCGCTCGTGGCGGCCACGTTCGCGCTCTACGCGCTGCCCGGGCTGGGGGAGCGGTTCCTCGCGCTGCGGCGCGCGCGCTCGACGCCGCTGACCCGCGTGCGGGCGATGCTGCGGCTCGTCGGCGTCGACCCCGACGAGCTGCCGGCCCCGGTGGTCGACCGCGCGGTCACCCTCCTCGAGCAGCGCGAGGACGTCGCCGGGATGGACCGCGCGTTCCTCACGGCCGCGCGCTCGCTGCTGCGGATCCTGGTCGACCCACGGCGCTACCGGTCGGCGATGGACCGGGTGGCCGCGCCGGTGCTCCTGGTGCAGGGCGACCGCGACCGGCTGGTCCCGGTCGCCGCCGCCCGCGAGGTGGCGCAGGCGCACCCCGGCTGGCGCTACGAGGAGCTGGCGGCGGTCGGGCACGTGCCGCAGCTGCAGGTGCCCGACCGCCTGGCCGACCTGGTGCTCTCCTGGATGGCCGAGAGGGTCAGCGGGTCCGCAGTTCGGTCTTGA
- a CDS encoding esterase/lipase family protein — protein sequence MARQQFEGPGLPLYVTEVGRAFADYGLYLAARPLLPRLPAGDGHPVLVLPGLMADDMSTVTLRRVLRRLGYRVHGWRLGRNIGPTAECVEGMAQRIEDLSDRYGRPISLIGQSLGGIFARDLARKAPDSVRQVITLGSPFGLQADNQSRAHKVFERYSHLHVEKRTLPLESECEPLAMPATSIYSHYDGIVAWQACLDRLGPQAENIAVHASHLGMGHHPAVIYAVADRLAQPEGTWRPFRAPLALRPAFPRADVPRHDFRPAAAA from the coding sequence GTGGCACGACAGCAGTTCGAGGGGCCGGGCCTGCCCCTGTACGTGACCGAGGTGGGCAGGGCGTTCGCGGACTACGGCCTGTACCTCGCAGCCCGGCCGCTGCTGCCCCGCCTGCCGGCCGGTGACGGGCACCCGGTGCTGGTGCTGCCCGGTCTGATGGCCGACGACATGTCCACGGTGACGCTGCGCCGCGTGCTGCGGCGGCTCGGGTACCGCGTGCACGGGTGGCGACTGGGCCGCAACATCGGCCCGACCGCCGAGTGCGTGGAGGGCATGGCCCAGCGGATCGAGGACCTCAGCGACCGCTACGGCCGGCCGATCAGCCTCATCGGGCAGAGCCTGGGCGGCATCTTCGCCCGCGACCTCGCCCGCAAGGCGCCCGACTCGGTACGCCAGGTCATCACCCTCGGCAGCCCGTTCGGCCTGCAGGCGGACAACCAGTCCCGGGCGCACAAGGTGTTCGAGCGGTACTCGCACCTGCACGTGGAGAAGCGCACGCTGCCGCTGGAGAGCGAGTGCGAGCCGCTGGCGATGCCGGCGACGTCGATCTACTCCCACTACGACGGCATCGTCGCCTGGCAGGCCTGCCTGGACCGGCTGGGGCCGCAGGCGGAGAACATCGCCGTCCACGCCAGCCACCTGGGCATGGGCCACCACCCGGCGGTCATCTACGCGGTCGCCGACCGGCTCGCGCAGCCCGAGGGCACCTGGCGGCCGTTCCGCGCCCCGCTGGCGCTGCGCCCGGCGTTCCCGCGCGCCGACGTCCCCCGGCACGACTTCCGCCCCGCCGCGGCCGCCTGA
- a CDS encoding RusA family crossover junction endodeoxyribonuclease: MRAAGRDWLSPWQRKDPAGGQPVAGCVGRRRQGPTSGWRAPRTRPGMAPRASWAAGKARLPGEPLLAVQVAGRPSSCSTAATAPWKQAVRAAIEAEHVEPTIGRFAVSIGFRTPVPRNSNEAWDLDNLVKATLDAMEGVFGHRPWAGPPQPADDRVDYLVASKRTVAEGEEPGVTITVHIAR; the protein is encoded by the coding sequence ATGCGAGCGGCTGGCCGCGATTGGCTCAGCCCGTGGCAGCGCAAGGACCCAGCTGGCGGTCAGCCGGTCGCCGGGTGCGTCGGCCGTCGACGCCAGGGGCCGACATCGGGCTGGCGTGCTCCCCGGACAAGGCCGGGCATGGCTCCACGTGCGAGTTGGGCTGCAGGGAAGGCCCGACTGCCCGGTGAACCTCTCTTGGCCGTCCAGGTTGCGGGTCGCCCCTCTTCGTGCTCGACGGCGGCGACCGCCCCGTGGAAGCAGGCGGTCCGGGCCGCCATCGAGGCCGAGCACGTCGAGCCGACCATCGGCCGCTTTGCGGTAAGCATCGGGTTCCGTACGCCGGTGCCCCGCAACAGCAACGAGGCTTGGGACCTGGACAACCTCGTCAAGGCCACCCTGGACGCCATGGAGGGAGTCTTCGGGCACCGTCCCTGGGCGGGTCCGCCCCAGCCGGCCGACGACCGGGTGGACTACCTGGTGGCCAGCAAGCGCACTGTGGCGGAGGGCGAGGAGCCGGGAGTGACGATCACCGTCCACATCGCCCGCTAG